The stretch of DNA CGCGCTCCACCTCGGACTCGTCCGGCGGACACGCCATCCGGGTGGTGGCCCACGATCCGAACGTGATCGAACTCTGCTGCACGTCCGCTGTGCCGGTCATGCGGTTGCAGCCGGTGAAACCGGACGCCGAACCGTCGCCCGCGATCAGCAACTGCGGTGCCGTCCGCTCCAGCGCCGCTGTCGTGGTGACCGCGTCCGGACTGATCAGCGCGGTCACTGTCCACGTGGTCCCGACGACGGGCCGGTCCGGCCGGACGACCTTCTCGTCCGTCAGCGTCACCGAACCGGTGGGCGTGGTGAGGGTGAGTGTGTCGCCGCCGAGGGTCCAGTTCGGTTGCGCGTCCAGCAGGGCCGCAACCCAGGCGTCGGCGCCTGCCGCCTCACCGGGGCATGCCATCAGCGTCATGGCGAGCGGTCCCGTCACGAGCTTCCCACCGGCCAGGTCGACGTCGGCGCTGCCCTGATTGCACCCGGCGTCGACGGACAGTCGCCCGGGGTCGGTGAACCCGAGTACGAGCGGCCCACCGCCGGGAATGGGATCGCCCTCGACGGACGTGGAGACGAAGGTGCGGCCCGCCGGGTCCGGGGACTCCGTCTGCGCATCCCCGCCGCAGGCGGTGAGCACGGCGGACGTCAGGAGGCCGAGAACGGCGGCGGTGGTGCGCATTCCTCGAGGTTAGACAAAATGTCCGGATCCGGGATCAACATCGGGTGACGCGCCGGATCAGGTCCTCCCAGGCGTCCCCGAGCCGTTCGACGGACATCCCGAGGTCGCGCAGTTCGTGCAGGACGAGTGTGGCTTCCAGGGGTGCGAGCAGCGAACAGGCGAGCAGTTCGTGATCGCCCTGCACACCGGCCGCGCGGAGCAGGGACACGACGTGGCGCACGGACACTGCCCGCGCCGGAGCGGCGAACCGGAACTCGAGAGAGTTCTCGGCCGCGCGCTGGACCTCGCCCTGTACTTCGACGATTGCGATACGGGCGTGTCCGAAGGCGATCAGGCGGTCGATCGGGTCGGCCCCCGGCCCGAGGGGCGGCGGACCGAACATGAAGGACTGCTGGAGTTCTCGTTCGGTGTGGTCGAGGAGTGCGTGCATGAGACCCGACCGGCTGCCGAACCGGCGGAACACTGTGCCCTTGCCCACACCCGCCCTGCAGGCGACCGCGTCCATCGTGACGGCGTCGACGCCGCGTTCGGCGACCAGCAACGCGGCCGCGTCGAGCAGAAGGCGCCGGTTACGTGCGGCGTCGCCGCGTTCGGGGGGATCGACCCCGATCTGGGGCAGCAGGGGGCTGGTCACGTCTCGCATCCTACCGTGACGGGAACATAAGTGGACCGCGGTCCGTTTAGTTGCTATACATGTTCGCGAGTCGCCCTACGCACCATCGAAGGATTATTGACATGTCACAGACCAACGTTCTCGTTCTCGTCGGCAGCCTGCGCGCCGCCTCGGTCAACCGTCAGCTCGCCGAGACCGCGGTCGCCGTGGCACCCGAGGGTGCCGAAGTGACCGTGTTCGACGGACTCGGAGAGGTCCCCTTCTACAACGAGGACATCGACGTCGCCGGTTCCATCCCCGCCGTCGAGGCCCTGCGTGACGCCGCAGGCCGCGCCGACGCGCTGCTGCTGCTCACCCCCGAATACAACGGCACCATCCCGGCCGTCCTCAAGAACGCCATCGACTGGATCTCCCGGCCGTACGGCACCGGCGCGGTCAAGGACAAGCCCGTCGCCGTCATCAGCGCCTCGCCCAGCGGCAACGGCGCGCAGTGGGCGCACGAGGACACCCGCAAGGCCGTCCGCATCGCAGGCGGCAAGGTCCTCGAGGACGTCACCCTCACCATCGGCGGCACCATCGACAAGTTCGGTGACCGGCACCCGCGCGAGAACGCCGAGGTCGCGCAGCAGGTCGCCGGCGTCGTCGCCAGCCTCGTCGACGCCACGAAGGAACTCGTCGACGCCTGACGAATCCACGCGCGGAACGCCGTCGCCGCTACAGTCCGGTCCGATCCAGGGCCGCGTCGACGGCGTCCCGCACCGTGTCGAAGTCGTCACCGGCCGCCAGGGCAGCGTCTCTGGCGGCTTCTATCTGTTCCCGCACCGACTCGTACCGCGCGACCCATTCCTCCTTGTTGTCGCGCCAATAGCCGATGACGTCGTAGCGGTCGGTGTGCCAGCCCAGTTCGTGGCGCAACCAGCGGCGCACCACCCGCGACACCGTCGCCTCGCCCGCGAACCACACATATCCCGGCGCATCCGGTCGCGACCACTCGCGGGCCGCCTCGGCGAGCAGGCTGTCCCCGGCGCCGTTGCCGCTGCCGTCGAGCCACGTCACGGCCAGCGCGGCATCGGTGACGAAATTCTGACGGTCCGCCGGGGTGGTGACCTCCGCGATGACGTGCACCCGCGCCGAACCCGGTAGTTCCTCGACGATCCGGCCGACGGCGGGCAATGCCGTCATGTCGGCGACGAGGAGTTGCCACTCGGCGTCGGCGGGCGGCGTGTACCACCCCGAGGCCGTGGAGAACCCGAGGATTTCGCCCTGGCACGCGCTCGCGGCCCAGCGCGCCGCGACCCCGCCCGCGTGGACGGCGAAATCGATGTCCATCTCCAGGGCCTCCGGGTCCCAGCGGCGCACGGTGTAACTGCGTTTCTCGGCGCCGTCCGGCGGGAAGGCCAGGAGCAGGCGCTCGTCGGGTGTCCCGCTGGACTCGAATCGACTCAGATCGCCGCCCGCGAGGGTGATCCTCTGCATGTTCGGCGTCACCCGCCTCGTGCGCGCTACGGGCGCCGACCAGTCGAGGTCGCCCAGGGAGTCGTCGGACATGCGCTCAAGGTACCGGGAGGGGAGTCGGGGGCCCGCAGTTACCGGCCGGCAAGCGTCGGGGCCGGTCGGGTGCGGCACCCGGTGCGCCCGGCCGCGGCAGGCAGGTGTGAGGTGGTGCCGAGTGCGGCTGGGGACGGGTCCTGGAAGGGGTCGGCGTCGTCCGGCGGAAGTTGTGCCCGGCGGGTTTGCACGGGACTCTCCCGGTGCCCGCGCCGCCGATGCGGGCGTGTCTTCGGAGGTGACGTAAGCTCCCCGAGCCTCCAGTGCACGAGCGCGATGCGCGGGGTGTTCCGCGTCACGCCGAAAATGTGATGTGCGACACGCCGGAGCGAGCACGAAATTTGTGGTCCGCAGGATGACGACCAGGGAATTTCATCAATGTGACTCACAACATCTCGGGTTAAGTGTTTCTGTCGGCCACTAGGTGTAGTGTCTTGAGCACTGAGAGACCACAACGAGAACCGACTCGGTGAGCATCTCCATCGGGGGTCACCGCCATCTCGATCAGGGGAAGTCTCAGTGCGCTGAACACACACTTCGTCAGCTCCATTCGGCAGTGGAAAGAGGGACTTCATGAGCATCACCGTCTACACCAAGCCCGCTTGCGTTCAGTGCAATGCCACCTACCGGGCCCTCGACAAGGCGGGTATCGAATACTCCGTCGTCGACATCACCGAAGACCCCGAAGCCCGGGACTACGTCATGGCACTGGGATACCTGCAGGCGCCCGTGATCGTGGCCGGTGACGAGCATTGGTCGGGCTTCCGTCCCGACCGCATCAAGACCCTCTCGGCAAACGCTGCTTGAAGCGAGGCGATCGCACCGCCCGAGGCGGAGAACGAGCCGATTCCCAGGCGGCAGTAAACGGTAGTACTAGTCCAGATGGTGGAAACCGATGACATCGCTGGTGTACTTCTCCAGCGCCTCGGAGAATACCCATCGCTTCGTTCAGAAGTTGGGTGTCCCGGCCACGCGCATTCCGCTGCACGACCGCGCGGGCACGTTCGAGGTCGATGAGCCGTACGTCCTGATCCTGCCCACCTACGGGGGCGGGATCACCGCGACCGGTCGGGACACGAGCTACGTGCCCAAGCAGGTCATCAGATTCCTCAACAACACGCACAATCGCTCCCTCATCCGTGGGGTGATCGCTGCAGGCAATACGAACTTCGGCGAGTCGTATTGCTATGCCGGAAACGTGATTTCGCAGAAGTGCAGGGTTCCGTACTTGTACCGCTTCGAGCTCATGGGTACCGCCGAAGACGTAGTAGCAGTCCTGGACGGGCTCGAACAATTCATGGAGAGTGAACAGTGGCACCGACAATCACAGACACAGCCCCGGCTGGGAGTGTAGAACGCGCTGTGGCACGACCCGACGTCTCCTCGGGAGAACTCGATTACCACGCGTTGAACGCGATGCTGAACCTGTACGGCCCCAACGGCGAGATCCAGTTCGAGAAGGACCGCGAGGCCGCGAACCAGTACTTCCTCCAGCACGTCAACCAGAACACCGTCTTCTTCCACAACCAGGACGAGAAGCTGGACTACCTGGTGAAGGAGAACTACTACGAGCGCGAGGTCCTCGACCAGTACACGCGCAACTTCGTCAAGTCGCTGATCGACCACGCGTACTCGAAGAAGTTCCGGTTCCCCACCTTCCTCGGTGCATTCAAGTACTACACGTCGTACACGCTGAAGACGTTCGACGGCAAGCGGTACCTCGAGCGGTTCGAGGACCGGGTCTGCATGGTCGCGCTCACCCTCGCCGCAGGCGACGAGGAGCTGGCGACCAAGCTCGTCGACGAGATCATCGCCGGCCGCTTCCAGCCCGCCACCCCCACGTTCCTCAACTCGGGCAAGAAGCAGCGCGGCGAGCCCGTGTCCTGTTTCCTGCTCCGCATCGAGGACAACATGGAGTCGATCGGCCGCTCCATCAACTCCGCCCTGCAGCTGTCCAAACGCGGCGGCGGAGTTGCGTTGCTGCTCAGCAATGTTCGCGAACACGGCGCCCCGATCAAGAAGATCGAGAACCAGAGCTCCGGGGTCATCCCGATCATGAAGCTGCTCGAGGACTCCTTCTCGTACGCCAATCAGCTCGGTGCGCGTCAGGGCGCAGGCGCGGTGTACCTGCATGCGCACCACCCGGACATCTACCGCTTCCTCGACACCAAGCGCGAGAACGCGGACGAGAAGATCCGCATCAAGACGCTGTCGCTGGGCGTCGTCATCCCCGACATCACGTTCGAGCTGGCGAAGAAGAACGAGGACATGTACCTCTTCTCGCCGTACGACGTCGAGCGCATCTACGGGGTGCCCTTCGCGGACATCAACGTCACCGAGAAGTACTACGAGATGGTCGACGACAAGCGGATCCGCAAGTCGAAGATCAAGGCACGCGAGTTCTTCCAGACCGTGGCCGAGCTGCAGTTCGAGTCCGGGTACCCGTACATCATGTACGAGGACACCGTGAACCGGGCCAACCCGATCGCGGGCAAGGTCACCCACTCCAACCTGTGCTCGGAGATTTTGCAGGTCTCCACGCCGTCGGAGTTCAACGACGACCTGTCCTACAGTCATATCGGCAAGGACATCTCCTGCAACCTGGGTTCGCTCAACATCGCCAAGACGATGGACTCGCCGGACTTCGCGCAGACCATCGAGACCTCGATCCGGGCGCTGACCGCCGTCGCCGATCAGACCTCCATCGACTCGGTCCCGTCGATCAAGAAGGCGAACGACGAGGGACACGCCATCGGTCTCGGGCAGATGAACCTGCACGGATACCTGGCACGCGAGCGGATCCACTACGGCTCCGACGAGGGCATCGATTTCACGAACATCTACTTCTACACCGTGGTGTTCCACGCGATCCGGGCGTCCAACGAGATCGCCAAGGAGCGCGGCACGTACTTCGCCGGCTTCCCGGAGTCCAAGTACGCCTCGGGTGAGTACTTCGACAAGTACACCGATCAGGTGTGGGAACCGAAGACGGAGCGGGTGCGGCAGCTGTTCGCCGATGCGGGCCTGCACATCCCGACCCAGGACGACTGGCGTGAGCTGAAGGCGTCCGTGCAGCAGCACGGCATTTACAACCAGAACCTACAGGCGGTGCCGCCGACCGGATCGATCTCATATATCAACAACTCCACCAGCTCCATTCACCCGGTGGCGTCGAAGATCGAGATCCGCAAGGAAGGCAAGATCGGCCGCGTCTACTACCCGGCGCCCTACCTGACCAACGACAACCTGGAGTACTACCAGGATGCGTACGAGATCGGGTACGAGAAGATCATCGACACCTACGCCGCGGCCACCCAGCACGTGGACCAGGGCTTGTCGCTGACGCTGTTCTTCAAGGACACCGCCACCACCCGCGACATCAACAAGGCGCAGATCTACGCGTGGCGCAAGGGAATCAAGACGCTGTACTACATCCGTCTACGTCAGATGGCCCTCGAGGGCACTGAGGTGGAGGGCTGCGTCAGCTGCATGCTGTAGCCCGTGAGTACTTGTCAACCGCCGGCGGTTGACAAGTACTCACAGCCGAACGAAGTGAGGAATCAATGGTCAAGCTGGTGAGTCGCGTATCCGCGATCAACTGGAACCGCGTCCAGGACGAGAAGGACGCCGAGGTGTGGGACCGTCTCGTCGGCAACTTCTGGCTGCCCGAAAAAGTGCCCGTGTCCAACGACATCCCGTCGTGGGGGACGCTCACGGCGCAGGAGAAGCAGCTCACGATGCGGGTGTTCACGGGGCTGACGCTCCTCGACACCATTCAGGGCACGGTGGGCGCGGTCAGCCTCATCCCCGACGCCATCACGCCGCACGAGGAAGCGGTGTACACCAACATCGCGTTCATGGAGTCGGTGCACGCCAAGAGCTACAGCTCGATCTTCTCGACGCTGTGCTCCACTCGCGACATCGACGACGCCTTCCGCTGGTCCGAGGAGAACCCGAACCTGCAGCGCAAGGCCGAGATCGTCATGGACTACTACCAGGGCGACGAGCCGCTCAAGCGCAAGGTGGCATCCACCCTGCTCG from Rhodococcus opacus B4 encodes:
- a CDS encoding META domain-containing protein; translated protein: MRTTAAVLGLLTSAVLTACGGDAQTESPDPAGRTFVSTSVEGDPIPGGGPLVLGFTDPGRLSVDAGCNQGSADVDLAGGKLVTGPLAMTLMACPGEAAGADAWVAALLDAQPNWTLGGDTLTLTTPTGSVTLTDEKVVRPDRPVVGTTWTVTALISPDAVTTTAALERTAPQLLIAGDGSASGFTGCNRMTGTADVQQSSITFGSWATTRMACPPDESEVERAVLAALTGETGYSVRSDSLLLVNGAGAGLELRAG
- a CDS encoding TetR/AcrR family transcriptional regulator, which produces MTSPLLPQIGVDPPERGDAARNRRLLLDAAALLVAERGVDAVTMDAVACRAGVGKGTVFRRFGSRSGLMHALLDHTERELQQSFMFGPPPLGPGADPIDRLIAFGHARIAIVEVQGEVQRAAENSLEFRFAAPARAVSVRHVVSLLRAAGVQGDHELLACSLLAPLEATLVLHELRDLGMSVERLGDAWEDLIRRVTRC
- a CDS encoding NAD(P)H-dependent oxidoreductase; the protein is MSQTNVLVLVGSLRAASVNRQLAETAVAVAPEGAEVTVFDGLGEVPFYNEDIDVAGSIPAVEALRDAAGRADALLLLTPEYNGTIPAVLKNAIDWISRPYGTGAVKDKPVAVISASPSGNGAQWAHEDTRKAVRIAGGKVLEDVTLTIGGTIDKFGDRHPRENAEVAQQVAGVVASLVDATKELVDA
- a CDS encoding siderophore-interacting protein, whose amino-acid sequence is MSDDSLGDLDWSAPVARTRRVTPNMQRITLAGGDLSRFESSGTPDERLLLAFPPDGAEKRSYTVRRWDPEALEMDIDFAVHAGGVAARWAASACQGEILGFSTASGWYTPPADAEWQLLVADMTALPAVGRIVEELPGSARVHVIAEVTTPADRQNFVTDAALAVTWLDGSGNGAGDSLLAEAAREWSRPDAPGYVWFAGEATVSRVVRRWLRHELGWHTDRYDVIGYWRDNKEEWVARYESVREQIEAARDAALAAGDDFDTVRDAVDAALDRTGL
- a CDS encoding redoxin NrdH, with the protein product MSITVYTKPACVQCNATYRALDKAGIEYSVVDITEDPEARDYVMALGYLQAPVIVAGDEHWSGFRPDRIKTLSANAA
- the nrdI gene encoding class Ib ribonucleoside-diphosphate reductase assembly flavoprotein NrdI; protein product: MTSLVYFSSASENTHRFVQKLGVPATRIPLHDRAGTFEVDEPYVLILPTYGGGITATGRDTSYVPKQVIRFLNNTHNRSLIRGVIAAGNTNFGESYCYAGNVISQKCRVPYLYRFELMGTAEDVVAVLDGLEQFMESEQWHRQSQTQPRLGV
- the nrdE gene encoding class 1b ribonucleoside-diphosphate reductase subunit alpha encodes the protein MARPDVSSGELDYHALNAMLNLYGPNGEIQFEKDREAANQYFLQHVNQNTVFFHNQDEKLDYLVKENYYEREVLDQYTRNFVKSLIDHAYSKKFRFPTFLGAFKYYTSYTLKTFDGKRYLERFEDRVCMVALTLAAGDEELATKLVDEIIAGRFQPATPTFLNSGKKQRGEPVSCFLLRIEDNMESIGRSINSALQLSKRGGGVALLLSNVREHGAPIKKIENQSSGVIPIMKLLEDSFSYANQLGARQGAGAVYLHAHHPDIYRFLDTKRENADEKIRIKTLSLGVVIPDITFELAKKNEDMYLFSPYDVERIYGVPFADINVTEKYYEMVDDKRIRKSKIKAREFFQTVAELQFESGYPYIMYEDTVNRANPIAGKVTHSNLCSEILQVSTPSEFNDDLSYSHIGKDISCNLGSLNIAKTMDSPDFAQTIETSIRALTAVADQTSIDSVPSIKKANDEGHAIGLGQMNLHGYLARERIHYGSDEGIDFTNIYFYTVVFHAIRASNEIAKERGTYFAGFPESKYASGEYFDKYTDQVWEPKTERVRQLFADAGLHIPTQDDWRELKASVQQHGIYNQNLQAVPPTGSISYINNSTSSIHPVASKIEIRKEGKIGRVYYPAPYLTNDNLEYYQDAYEIGYEKIIDTYAAATQHVDQGLSLTLFFKDTATTRDINKAQIYAWRKGIKTLYYIRLRQMALEGTEVEGCVSCML